In Polyangiaceae bacterium, the DNA window TGTTGGTGTGCTGCTCGATTTCCTTGAGCGCCGTGTTCACCTTGTCGATGAACGCGTTGCACTCTTTGGTCTTCTTGATCTTGCCGCAGCCGGTGAGGGCGAGGGCGACGGCGATGAGCAGCGCAGCAAACCCGAGACGTTGACGCATGTGACTCTCCTTTTGGCAGGGAGGCACTCATATCCCCGCAGCGTCGGGTCGGCTACCCGTCGCTTTCGGACCGGGAAAAAATGCCGTTTGCGTCACAGGCTGCGGTCGCCGCGCGCCTTGAGGGCGTCGACCACCAGGCGCACGTCTTGTGCGCGCTCTCGGGGCATCACGAGCAGCGCGTCTTCGGTGTCCACTACGCACAGCCCCTCCACACCGACCAACGCCACGACCTTCTTGCCGTGCAACGTGACGGCGAGGTTGTCCTTCGCGTCGACCAGCACGGCGCCCTCCGGTGCGGCGTTGCCGGCGGGGTCCTTCTCGGCCAGCTCCCAAGCGCTGTGCCAACTTCCGAGGTCGCTCCAGCCGAAGCTGGCGGGTACCACGTGGAGGCGCTCCGCGCGCTCCATCACCGCGTAATCAATGGATATCGAAGGGAAAGCGTCGAAGGCGGCCCGGGTCGCGGCGACCTCTGCGGCGGTCCCTTCTCGGGCAGCGACATCGATGGCTTCTATGCCCCGGGCGATGGCGGGCTCGTGAGCTCGGAGGGCTTCCAGCATGTCGCGACCCCGAAAGAAGAACATCCCGCTGTTCCAGAAGTAGCGACCACTGGCGACGTACTCCTTGGCGCGATCGACATCTGGCTTCTCGACGAAGCGCTGCACGCGCCGAACGCCTTCGCTCACCACGTCGCCGGCCTCGATGTATCCGTAGCCCGTCTCTGGACGCGACGGCGTGATGCCGATGGTGGTGATCACCCCTGCGCGCGCGGAGTCGAGCGCGCGCGTCAGCGCCGCGCGAAATGCCGGCTCGTCGCCGATGTGATGATCGCTCGGCAGCACCATGACCACGGCGTCGGGATCCCGGCGGCACGCGATCGCCGTCGCCCATCCGATGC includes these proteins:
- a CDS encoding mannose-1-phosphate guanylyltransferase produces the protein MAQNDVFSIILAGGSGTRFWPASRRARPKQLLGLGASSEESLIASTVRRLLPLCAAEHVLIATGAHLLDATRRALPDLPESSFLGEPIAKNTAPCIGWATAIACRRDPDAVVMVLPSDHHIGDEPAFRAALTRALDSARAGVITTIGITPSRPETGYGYIEAGDVVSEGVRRVQRFVEKPDVDRAKEYVASGRYFWNSGMFFFRGRDMLEALRAHEPAIARGIEAIDVAAREGTAAEVAATRAAFDAFPSISIDYAVMERAERLHVVPASFGWSDLGSWHSAWELAEKDPAGNAAPEGAVLVDAKDNLAVTLHGKKVVALVGVEGLCVVDTEDALLVMPRERAQDVRLVVDALKARGDRSL